A region of Sphingobium baderi DNA encodes the following proteins:
- a CDS encoding 3-methyl-2-oxobutanoate dehydrogenase (2-methylpropanoyl-transferring) subunit alpha yields MSDRTESGASEGVAGRNLPTLELHVPEPKFRPGDSVDFSHFDIPAADATARPDEAVQPAQIRDLAYGLIRVLDEDGGAVGQWNPNLPPETLLRMLRAMALTRAFDARMFRAQRQGKTSFYMKSTGEEAVSIGAALALARDDMCFPSYRQQGILIARDWPIIDMMNQIYSNTGDRLKGRQLPIMYSAREAGFFSISGNLTTQYPQAVGWAMASAAKGDTRIAATWCGEGSTAEGDFHSACTFASVYRAPVIMNIVNNQWAISSFSGFAGAEATTFAARAVGYGIAGLRVDGNDVLAVYAATRWAADRARSNAGPTLIEHFTYRVEGHSTSDDPSAYRSAEESSLWPLGDPIARLKQHCIRLGIWDEERHAAMDKELAEMVRDAAREAEKNGILGHGLHHPMESLFEDVFEEMPWHLKEQQQQMLDEWKAAGL; encoded by the coding sequence ATGAGCGACCGGACAGAATCTGGCGCGAGCGAAGGCGTGGCGGGGCGCAACCTGCCGACCCTTGAGTTGCATGTACCAGAGCCGAAATTCCGGCCCGGTGACAGCGTCGATTTTTCTCATTTCGATATTCCCGCCGCCGACGCCACGGCGCGCCCCGACGAAGCGGTCCAGCCCGCCCAGATCCGCGACCTGGCCTATGGGTTGATTCGCGTGCTGGACGAGGATGGCGGAGCGGTCGGCCAATGGAATCCCAATTTGCCGCCTGAAACGCTGCTGCGGATGTTGCGCGCCATGGCGCTGACCCGCGCTTTCGACGCGCGCATGTTCCGCGCCCAGCGGCAGGGCAAGACCAGCTTCTACATGAAATCCACCGGCGAAGAGGCCGTGTCCATCGGCGCGGCGCTGGCGCTTGCCCGCGACGATATGTGCTTTCCCAGCTATCGCCAGCAGGGCATATTGATCGCGCGCGACTGGCCCATCATCGACATGATGAACCAGATCTATTCCAATACCGGCGACCGGCTGAAAGGGCGCCAGCTTCCCATCATGTATTCAGCGCGGGAGGCGGGGTTCTTCTCGATCTCCGGCAACCTCACCACCCAATATCCGCAGGCGGTGGGCTGGGCGATGGCGAGCGCGGCAAAGGGCGACACGCGCATCGCCGCGACTTGGTGCGGCGAAGGCTCCACGGCGGAAGGCGACTTCCATTCCGCCTGCACCTTCGCCAGCGTCTATCGCGCGCCGGTCATCATGAATATCGTGAATAACCAGTGGGCTATCAGCAGCTTTTCAGGTTTTGCGGGAGCCGAAGCTACAACCTTCGCCGCGCGGGCCGTGGGCTATGGCATTGCCGGTTTGCGCGTGGACGGAAATGACGTGCTGGCGGTTTATGCCGCTACCCGTTGGGCGGCGGACCGGGCGCGCTCCAATGCCGGGCCGACGCTGATCGAGCATTTCACCTATCGCGTTGAGGGGCATAGCACTTCCGATGATCCCAGCGCCTACCGGTCGGCGGAGGAGAGCAGTTTGTGGCCGCTGGGCGACCCTATTGCGCGGCTGAAGCAGCATTGCATCCGCCTGGGCATATGGGACGAGGAGCGCCATGCCGCGATGGATAAGGAACTGGCCGAAATGGTCCGCGATGCCGCGCGGGAGGCGGAGAAGAACGGGATATTGGGCCATGGCCTCCATCATCCGATGGAATCCCTGTTTGAGGATGTGTTCGAAGAGATGCCCTGGCACCTGAAGGAACAGCAGCAGCAGATGCTCGACGAATGGAAGGCGGCGGGACTGTGA
- the thyA gene encoding thymidylate synthase: protein MTEHSASTAPHYEQQYLDLMRRIWTEGDERIDRTGVGTRSILGAMMRFSLADDHVPLLTTKRVYWKVAAREMLWFLTGDTNIRELVRQGVHIWTDWPLDAYRKATGEEIDRDAFEQRIVDDAAFAARWGDLGPVYGAQWVNWPLYEPAGEGLYRRAEKGRNQIAELIESIRRTPGSRRLLFTGWNVAEVPHMALPPCHMTYQFQVADGRLNGLLFQRSCDLGLGFAFNIFGLSMMTRMLAQQCDLEPGDVVWQGGDVHLYLNHAELVEQQLSRLPSGAPKLRINRRPSSIFDYRIEDFEVLDYTPQSHIAAPVAV from the coding sequence TTGACCGAACACTCCGCCTCGACCGCCCCGCATTATGAGCAGCAATATCTGGACCTGATGCGCCGGATCTGGACGGAAGGCGATGAGAGGATCGACCGCACGGGCGTCGGCACCCGTTCCATATTGGGCGCGATGATGCGTTTTTCGCTGGCGGACGATCATGTGCCGCTGCTCACCACCAAGCGGGTTTACTGGAAGGTCGCAGCGCGGGAGATGCTGTGGTTTCTGACCGGTGACACCAACATCCGCGAACTGGTGCGGCAGGGGGTGCATATCTGGACTGACTGGCCGCTCGACGCCTATCGCAAGGCGACAGGGGAGGAAATCGACCGCGATGCTTTCGAGCAGCGAATCGTCGACGACGCCGCTTTCGCGGCGCGCTGGGGCGATCTGGGACCGGTTTATGGCGCGCAGTGGGTGAACTGGCCGCTATATGAACCGGCGGGAGAGGGGCTTTACCGTCGCGCCGAGAAGGGGCGCAACCAGATCGCCGAACTGATTGAATCGATTCGCCGGACACCGGGGTCGCGCCGCCTGCTCTTCACCGGCTGGAATGTCGCGGAAGTGCCGCACATGGCGCTGCCGCCCTGCCACATGACCTATCAGTTTCAGGTGGCCGATGGGCGGCTCAACGGCCTGCTGTTCCAGCGCAGTTGCGATCTTGGATTGGGCTTTGCGTTCAATATCTTCGGCCTGTCGATGATGACCCGGATGCTCGCCCAGCAATGCGATCTGGAGCCGGGCGACGTGGTCTGGCAGGGCGGCGACGTGCACCTTTACCTCAACCATGCGGAACTGGTGGAGCAGCAGCTCAGCCGCTTGCCGTCCGGCGCGCCGAAATTGCGGATCAATCGGCGGCCCTCAAGCATTTTCGACTATAGGATCGAGGACTTCGAAGTGCTGGATTATACGCCGCAATCTCATATCGCCGCCCCGGTGGCGGTGTGA
- the putA gene encoding trifunctional transcriptional regulator/proline dehydrogenase/L-glutamate gamma-semialdehyde dehydrogenase, translating into MTTPPPFADFAPAIRERSSLRRAITAAYRRDEAACMAPLIEAAALPHATRQAVRETARALVTALRANRKGNGVEALVQEYSLSSQEGVALMCLAEALLRIPDDATRDALIRDKIADGDWGSHMGGGKSLFVNAATWGLVVTGKLVGSVDDRGLSAALTRLIARAGEPVIRRGVDLAMRMMGEQFVTGETIAEALKRAKEMEAKGFRYSYDMLGEAATTAADAARYFDDYERAIHAIGKASHGRGVYEGPGISIKLSALHPRYSRAQAGRVMSELLPRLKSLALLSKSYDIGFNIDAEEADRLELSLDLLESLALDPDLADWNGLGFVVQGYGKRCPFVIDWIIDLARRAGRRIMVRLVKGAYWDAEIKRAQVDGLADFPVYTRKVHTDVAYIACAKQLLAAPDAVFPQFATHNAQTLATIYQLAGPDFAVGRYEFQCLHGMGEPLYEQVVGPKGLDRPCRIYAPVGTHETLLAYLVRRLLENGANSSFVNRIADPAVPVDELVADPVDMVRAMPYPGHRHDQIALPSALYPDRRNSQGIDLSDEDALAALAVALRESATIAWTAAPEGGEGTERPVFNPADHRDVVGTVTEASLGQARAAAIRASQSLWGNVPVADRAAALERAADAMQARMPVLLGLIVREAGKSFPNAIAEVREAIDFLRYYAAQARTTFGAEQKPLGPVVCISPWNFPLAIFTGQVAAALVAGNPVLAKPAEETPLIAAEAVRLLHEAGVPADALQLIPGDGAIGAALVAASETAGVMFTGSTEVARLIQHQLSRRLSLQGYPIPLIAETGGQNAMIVDSSALAEQVVADVIASAFDSAGQRCSALRILCLQEDIADRTLAMLKGALRELRIGRPDRLAVDTGPVITAEAKATIEAHIDAMRKLGRKVEQQTLPDEAAHGTFVPPTIIELESIADLKGEVFGPVLHVIRFSRDRIDPLIDAINATGYGLTFGLHTRLDQTIAHVMQRVQAGNIYVNRNVIGAVVGVQPFGGRGLSGTGPKAGGPLYLGRLTAVAPTVLQGTEGMTAPLSAFIQWLDARGDDAAVAVARRYGERSALGIEKLLPGPVGERNLYTLHPRGAVLMLPATQQGLFDQMAAILATGNSGVLEGMALPADLPPLVASRFCADLAMPVAAALVEGKADKIAATGQFLAERPGPIISLHAAPLGRMGCHPVDLLLEEVSISINTTAAGGNASLMMIG; encoded by the coding sequence ATGACGACACCGCCGCCCTTCGCCGATTTCGCCCCCGCCATCCGGGAGCGGTCTTCCCTCCGGCGCGCCATCACCGCCGCCTATCGCCGCGATGAAGCCGCCTGCATGGCGCCCCTGATCGAAGCGGCCGCCTTGCCCCATGCGACACGTCAGGCCGTGCGCGAAACGGCCCGGGCGCTGGTCACGGCGCTGCGGGCCAATCGCAAGGGCAATGGCGTCGAAGCATTGGTGCAGGAATATTCGCTTTCCAGTCAGGAAGGCGTGGCGCTGATGTGCCTGGCCGAAGCCTTGCTGCGGATTCCCGACGATGCGACCCGCGACGCCCTGATCCGCGACAAGATCGCGGACGGGGACTGGGGATCGCATATGGGCGGGGGCAAATCGCTGTTCGTCAACGCGGCGACATGGGGCCTTGTCGTCACCGGCAAGCTGGTCGGCAGTGTCGACGACAGGGGATTGAGCGCGGCGCTCACCCGCCTGATCGCGCGGGCGGGCGAGCCTGTGATCCGGCGCGGCGTCGATCTGGCCATGCGGATGATGGGCGAGCAGTTCGTGACTGGCGAAACCATCGCCGAGGCGCTCAAACGCGCGAAGGAGATGGAGGCGAAGGGCTTCCGCTACAGCTATGACATGCTGGGCGAGGCGGCGACGACCGCAGCCGATGCGGCGCGCTATTTCGATGATTATGAGCGCGCCATCCATGCGATAGGCAAGGCGTCCCATGGGCGCGGCGTCTATGAAGGGCCGGGCATCTCCATCAAGCTGTCGGCGCTCCACCCACGCTACAGCCGCGCGCAGGCCGGCCGCGTGATGAGCGAGTTGCTGCCCCGGCTGAAGTCGCTGGCGCTGCTCTCAAAAAGCTATGACATCGGTTTTAATATCGACGCGGAGGAGGCGGATCGGCTGGAGCTGTCGCTCGACCTGCTGGAAAGTTTGGCGCTGGACCCGGATCTGGCGGACTGGAACGGGCTAGGCTTCGTGGTGCAGGGCTATGGCAAGCGCTGCCCCTTCGTCATCGACTGGATCATCGATCTGGCGCGGCGGGCGGGACGGCGGATCATGGTGCGGCTGGTCAAGGGCGCTTATTGGGACGCGGAGATCAAGCGGGCGCAGGTCGATGGGCTGGCCGACTTTCCGGTCTATACGCGCAAGGTGCATACCGATGTCGCCTATATCGCCTGTGCGAAGCAACTGCTGGCCGCGCCGGACGCCGTGTTTCCGCAGTTCGCGACGCATAATGCCCAGACGCTGGCGACGATCTATCAGCTTGCCGGGCCGGATTTCGCGGTGGGCCGCTATGAGTTCCAGTGCCTGCACGGCATGGGCGAGCCGCTTTATGAGCAGGTGGTAGGCCCCAAAGGGCTGGACCGCCCCTGCCGCATCTATGCGCCTGTCGGCACGCATGAGACGCTGCTCGCCTATCTGGTGCGGCGTTTGCTGGAGAATGGCGCGAACTCGTCCTTTGTGAACCGCATTGCCGATCCCGCCGTGCCGGTCGATGAACTGGTGGCCGATCCCGTCGATATGGTGCGCGCCATGCCGTATCCGGGGCATCGGCATGACCAGATCGCGCTGCCGTCGGCGCTCTATCCCGACCGGCGCAATTCACAAGGCATTGATCTGAGCGACGAAGATGCGCTCGCGGCGCTGGCCGTGGCGCTGCGGGAGAGCGCGACCATCGCATGGACCGCCGCGCCGGAGGGCGGGGAGGGGACGGAGCGCCCGGTGTTCAATCCCGCCGATCATCGCGATGTCGTGGGCACAGTCACTGAAGCTTCGCTCGGCCAAGCCCGCGCCGCCGCTATCCGCGCTTCGCAAAGCCTGTGGGGCAATGTCCCGGTCGCCGACCGGGCCGCCGCGCTGGAGCGCGCCGCCGACGCCATGCAGGCGCGGATGCCGGTCCTGCTGGGGTTGATCGTGCGGGAAGCGGGCAAGTCCTTTCCCAACGCCATCGCCGAGGTGCGCGAGGCCATCGACTTCCTGCGCTACTATGCGGCGCAGGCGCGCACGACTTTTGGAGCGGAACAGAAGCCGCTGGGTCCGGTCGTCTGCATCAGCCCGTGGAATTTTCCGCTCGCCATCTTCACCGGGCAGGTGGCCGCCGCGCTGGTCGCGGGCAATCCGGTGCTGGCGAAGCCCGCTGAGGAAACTCCACTGATCGCGGCGGAGGCCGTTCGCCTCCTCCATGAGGCGGGCGTGCCTGCCGATGCGCTGCAACTGATCCCCGGCGATGGCGCCATCGGCGCGGCCCTTGTCGCGGCATCAGAGACGGCGGGCGTCATGTTCACCGGATCGACCGAAGTCGCCCGCCTGATCCAGCATCAACTGTCTAGGCGTCTTTCACTCCAGGGCTATCCCATCCCGCTGATCGCCGAAACGGGTGGGCAGAATGCGATGATCGTCGATTCCTCCGCGCTGGCAGAACAGGTGGTGGCGGATGTCATCGCCTCCGCCTTCGACAGCGCGGGGCAGCGTTGCTCGGCGCTCCGCATCCTGTGCTTGCAGGAGGACATCGCGGACAGGACGCTCGCCATGCTCAAGGGCGCGCTCAGGGAACTCAGGATCGGCCGGCCCGACAGGCTGGCGGTCGATACCGGCCCCGTCATCACCGCCGAAGCGAAGGCGACGATTGAGGCGCATATCGACGCCATGCGAAAACTCGGCCGCAAGGTGGAACAGCAGACGCTGCCCGACGAAGCCGCCCATGGCACTTTCGTGCCGCCCACGATCATCGAACTGGAAAGCATCGCTGACCTGAAAGGCGAGGTTTTCGGGCCGGTGTTGCACGTCATCCGCTTTTCCCGCGACCGGATCGACCCGTTGATCGATGCGATCAACGCGACCGGATATGGCCTGACCTTCGGCCTGCATACCCGGCTGGACCAGACCATCGCGCATGTCATGCAGAGGGTGCAGGCAGGCAATATCTATGTGAACCGCAATGTCATCGGCGCGGTGGTCGGGGTCCAGCCCTTTGGCGGGCGGGGGTTGTCAGGCACCGGCCCCAAAGCGGGTGGGCCGCTGTATCTGGGGCGCCTGACGGCCGTTGCGCCGACGGTGTTGCAGGGGACGGAAGGAATGACCGCGCCCCTGTCCGCCTTTATCCAGTGGCTTGATGCGCGGGGGGATGATGCCGCAGTTGCCGTGGCGCGCCGCTATGGAGAGCGATCGGCGCTGGGCATCGAAAAGCTGCTGCCGGGGCCAGTGGGCGAACGCAATCTCTATACGCTGCATCCGCGTGGAGCCGTGCTGATGCTCCCGGCGACGCAGCAGGGGCTGTTCGACCAGATGGCCGCCATCCTTGCCACCGGGAATAGCGGCGTGCTGGAGGGCATGGCATTGCCCGCCGATCTGCCGCCGCTTGTCGCAAGCCGTTTCTGCGCCGATCTCGCCATGCCTGTGGCCGCTGCTCTGGTAGAGGGCAAGGCGGACAAGATCGCCGCGACAGGCCAGTTCCTTGCCGAGCGGCCGGGGCCGATCATTTCCCTCCATGCCGCGCCGCTGGGCCGCATGGGATGCCATCCGGTCGACCTGCTGCTGGAGGAGGTGTCGATTTCCATCAACACGACGGCGGCTGGTGGCAATGCCAGCCTGATGATGATCGGTTGA
- a CDS encoding Lrp/AsnC family transcriptional regulator: MDKPPKSVDLDDFDRKIIAALIEDGRMTVTDLARTVGLSKTPCQVRLRRLIDAGVITGFRAIVDPAKLGMDHVAFAEVKLSDTREQALREFNAAVRRIPEVEECHMIASSFDYLLKVRTSDIRRYRTVLGEKISSLPHVASTSTYVAMETVLDAGGSRMTRLATQK; this comes from the coding sequence ATGGACAAACCTCCAAAGTCAGTCGATCTGGACGATTTCGACCGCAAGATCATCGCTGCGCTGATCGAAGATGGGCGCATGACCGTCACCGACCTCGCCCGCACGGTGGGGCTGTCGAAAACGCCTTGTCAGGTGCGTCTCAGGCGGCTGATCGACGCCGGCGTCATCACGGGATTTCGCGCCATCGTCGACCCCGCGAAGCTGGGCATGGATCATGTCGCCTTTGCCGAAGTGAAGCTGTCCGACACACGCGAACAGGCGCTGCGCGAATTCAATGCGGCCGTGCGGCGTATCCCCGAAGTCGAGGAATGCCATATGATCGCCAGCAGCTTCGACTATCTGCTAAAGGTGCGGACGTCCGACATCCGCCGCTACCGCACGGTGCTGGGCGAGAAAATTTCCAGCCTGCCTCATGTGGCGAGCACATCGACCTATGTGGCGATGGAAACCGTGCTGGACGCGGGCGGATCACGCATGACCCGCCTCGCGACGCAGAAATAG
- the purB gene encoding adenylosuccinate lyase, which yields MVPRYARPQMTALWEPEARFRIWFEIEAHATEALGELGVVPKSAAKALWDWWATNPAIDVPAIDAIEAVTKHDVIAFLTWVAEQVGDEARFMHQGMTSSDVLDTCLAVQLARASDILIEDLDKLLDVIKRRAFEHKLTPTIGRSHGIHAEPVTFGLKMAEAYAEFSRCKARLIAAREEVATCAISGAVGTFANIDPRVEEHVAEKLGLAIEPVSTQVIPRDRHAMFFATLGVIASSIERLAVEVRHLQRTEVLEAEEYFSPGQKGSSAMPHKRNPVLTENLTGLARMVRSYAMPAMENVALWHERDISHSSVERYIGPDATITLDFALGRLTGVIDKLLVYPERMMKNLDKMGGLVHSQRVLLALTQAGVSREDSYRYVQRNAMKVWESDGQLSLLELLKADPDVSAALTAQEIEEKFDLGYHFRQVDTIFRRVFGEA from the coding sequence ATGGTCCCTCGCTACGCCCGCCCGCAAATGACTGCTCTTTGGGAGCCGGAAGCCCGCTTCCGCATCTGGTTCGAGATCGAAGCGCACGCGACCGAGGCGCTCGGCGAACTGGGCGTGGTGCCGAAATCGGCGGCGAAGGCGCTGTGGGACTGGTGGGCGACCAACCCGGCCATCGACGTGCCCGCGATCGATGCGATCGAGGCGGTCACCAAACATGACGTCATCGCCTTCCTCACCTGGGTCGCGGAGCAGGTGGGCGACGAAGCGCGCTTCATGCATCAGGGCATGACGTCGAGCGACGTTCTGGATACATGCCTCGCGGTGCAGCTTGCGCGCGCGTCAGACATATTGATCGAGGATCTCGACAAGCTGCTCGACGTCATCAAGCGCCGCGCCTTCGAGCATAAGCTGACCCCGACCATCGGCCGCAGTCATGGCATCCACGCCGAACCCGTCACCTTCGGCCTCAAGATGGCGGAAGCCTATGCGGAGTTCAGCCGCTGCAAGGCGCGCCTGATCGCCGCGCGCGAGGAAGTCGCGACCTGCGCCATTTCGGGCGCGGTCGGCACCTTCGCCAATATCGATCCGCGCGTGGAAGAACATGTCGCGGAGAAGCTGGGCCTTGCCATCGAGCCGGTGTCCACGCAGGTCATCCCGCGTGATCGCCATGCGATGTTCTTCGCCACGCTGGGCGTCATTGCTTCGTCCATTGAGCGGCTGGCGGTGGAAGTCCGTCACCTCCAGCGCACCGAGGTTCTGGAGGCGGAGGAATATTTCTCGCCCGGCCAGAAGGGCAGCAGCGCCATGCCGCACAAGCGCAATCCGGTGCTGACCGAGAATCTCACCGGCCTTGCCCGCATGGTCCGCAGCTACGCCATGCCCGCGATGGAGAATGTGGCGCTCTGGCATGAACGCGACATCAGCCATTCGTCGGTGGAACGCTATATCGGGCCGGATGCGACGATCACGCTCGATTTCGCGTTGGGTCGGCTGACCGGCGTGATCGACAAGCTGCTCGTCTATCCTGAGCGGATGATGAAGAATCTCGACAAGATGGGCGGACTTGTCCACTCGCAGCGCGTGCTGCTGGCGCTGACGCAAGCGGGGGTGAGCCGTGAGGACAGCTACCGTTACGTTCAGCGTAACGCGATGAAGGTGTGGGAATCGGACGGCCAGCTTTCGCTGCTGGAATTGCTGAAGGCCGATCCCGACGTGTCCGCGGCGCTGACCGCCCAAGAGATCGAGGAGAAGTTCGACCTCGGCTATCACTTCCGTCAGGTTGACACGATCTTCAGGCGGGTGTTCGGCGAAGCCTGA
- a CDS encoding EF-hand domain-containing protein, protein MLRTVLFSTALAITAPAIAQEAATPQQGTTPTAPAQTAPAQPDAATQPGAAAQPQAASPSSQANTVASIVDSEFPAYDLNKDGQLDKAEFSKWMVALKDQEMKATGKTLPPAEVTAWAEGAFATADADKSTSVSKPELVSFLGGGAG, encoded by the coding sequence ATGCTGCGTACCGTTCTTTTCTCGACCGCTCTTGCCATCACCGCCCCCGCGATCGCTCAGGAAGCTGCCACGCCGCAGCAAGGCACGACGCCGACCGCTCCGGCGCAGACCGCGCCAGCCCAACCCGACGCCGCAACACAGCCGGGCGCGGCCGCGCAGCCGCAGGCCGCGTCGCCTTCCAGTCAGGCCAATACGGTCGCGTCCATCGTGGATAGCGAATTTCCCGCTTATGACCTCAACAAGGACGGTCAGCTCGACAAGGCGGAATTTTCCAAATGGATGGTCGCGTTGAAAGATCAGGAAATGAAAGCGACCGGTAAGACCTTGCCGCCCGCCGAAGTGACGGCCTGGGCCGAGGGCGCCTTCGCCACGGCCGATGCGGACAAGAGCACGTCCGTCAGCAAGCCTGAGCTGGTCAGCTTCCTGGGCGGCGGCGCGGGTTGA
- a CDS encoding lipopolysaccharide assembly protein LapA domain-containing protein, whose translation MQFLRTAFWVVIAVTLAFFCMANYVPVTVRLWGDLVMETKLPVLLIGAFLLGAGPFWIMARATRWRMKRRLESTERALAAVTAAAAPSPPSLSSMPKTQGDESALSPATSSLHTTGTA comes from the coding sequence ATGCAATTTCTACGCACCGCCTTCTGGGTCGTCATCGCCGTCACCCTCGCCTTTTTCTGCATGGCGAATTATGTGCCGGTGACGGTTCGGCTCTGGGGCGATCTGGTGATGGAAACCAAATTGCCGGTTCTGCTTATCGGCGCCTTCCTTCTGGGCGCCGGGCCTTTCTGGATCATGGCGCGGGCTACCCGCTGGCGCATGAAACGCAGACTGGAAAGCACGGAACGCGCGCTCGCGGCTGTCACCGCCGCCGCCGCGCCGTCGCCACCTTCCCTTTCCTCCATGCCAAAGACGCAGGGCGATGAATCAGCCCTGTCCCCTGCGACATCCTCCCTTCACACAACAGGAACAGCATGA
- the pyrF gene encoding orotidine-5'-phosphate decarboxylase encodes MSSPIYVAIDTPELEKAQALAGQVRHHVGGLKLGLEFFCANGHHGVHEMMKFGLPIFLDLKLHDIPNTVAKAIQSLHVLEPAILTVHAAGGRAMLENAKAAAGAHTKVVAVTVLTSLDDGDLLDTGVGGRAEDQVARLADLARSAGLDGIVCSGAEVALVRQAWPEGFFVVPGVRPAGGAMGDQKRAVTPREALDRGASILVVGRPISLAENPDTAAREIEATL; translated from the coding sequence ATGAGCAGCCCCATCTACGTCGCCATCGACACGCCAGAGCTGGAAAAGGCGCAGGCATTAGCGGGGCAGGTGCGCCATCATGTCGGCGGATTGAAACTGGGGCTGGAATTTTTCTGCGCCAACGGCCACCACGGCGTGCATGAAATGATGAAGTTCGGCCTGCCGATCTTCCTCGACCTGAAATTGCACGACATTCCCAATACCGTGGCGAAGGCCATTCAGTCGCTCCATGTTCTGGAGCCCGCGATCCTGACCGTGCATGCCGCGGGCGGCCGCGCCATGCTGGAGAATGCAAAGGCCGCGGCGGGCGCCCATACGAAGGTTGTCGCCGTCACCGTGCTGACCAGTCTGGATGATGGCGACCTGCTCGACACAGGCGTCGGCGGCAGGGCGGAAGATCAGGTTGCGCGCCTCGCCGACCTGGCGCGCAGCGCGGGACTGGACGGCATCGTCTGCTCCGGCGCGGAAGTGGCGCTGGTGCGGCAGGCATGGCCCGAAGGCTTCTTCGTGGTGCCCGGCGTCAGGCCGGCGGGTGGCGCCATGGGCGATCAAAAGCGCGCCGTCACGCCGCGTGAAGCGCTTGATCGCGGCGCTTCCATTCTGGTCGTGGGCCGCCCGATCAGCCTCGCTGAAAATCCGGATACGGCCGCACGGGAAATCGAAGCGACGCTTTGA
- a CDS encoding outer membrane protein translates to MRKMMVATFLAGSAIAAPALAQDVAPTFTGPRVEAILGYDHVGAGSDIDNDNGRDDQSIDGLLYGVGAGYDVNLGSAVVGVEGEFTNSTAKSNRHDFTDNFGFGRVKQGRDLYIGARAGILADPATLVYVKGGYTNSKLKVLAGDTNETTDTAFKLDGWRIGAGVERAINTNTFAKLEYRYSNYNDGKIKFGDGATSSEFNVDTDRHQVVASVGYRF, encoded by the coding sequence ATGCGAAAGATGATGGTCGCAACCTTTCTGGCCGGTAGCGCAATCGCAGCCCCGGCGCTCGCGCAGGATGTCGCCCCAACCTTCACCGGTCCGCGCGTCGAAGCGATCCTGGGCTATGACCATGTCGGCGCGGGCAGCGATATCGACAATGACAATGGCCGCGACGACCAGTCGATCGATGGCCTGCTTTATGGTGTAGGCGCGGGCTATGATGTGAACCTGGGCAGCGCCGTGGTCGGCGTGGAAGGCGAGTTCACCAATTCCACCGCCAAGAGCAACCGCCATGATTTCACCGACAATTTCGGCTTCGGGCGCGTGAAGCAGGGCCGTGACCTGTATATCGGCGCCCGCGCCGGTATCCTCGCGGACCCGGCAACGCTGGTCTATGTGAAGGGCGGTTATACCAACAGCAAGCTGAAGGTGCTGGCGGGCGATACCAATGAAACCACCGATACGGCGTTCAAGCTGGACGGCTGGCGCATCGGTGCGGGCGTGGAACGCGCCATCAACACCAATACCTTCGCCAAGCTGGAATATCGCTATTCCAACTATAATGATGGCAAGATCAAATTTGGCGATGGCGCGACCAGCAGCGAATTCAACGTCGACACCGATCGCCATCAGGTGGTCGCCAGCGTCGGCTATCGCTTCTGA